CCAGCAGCATATGTCCTCGCGCGCCTCCCCGTGAGGATCAAGCTACACAATTAAGCCATTCGCGTGGCGAGAAGTCAATCGTCGCCGGGCGCCTCTTCGCCTATCGCCGCGTTGACAGTGTAGGGGAAGCAGGGGTATTTTTCTGATTTCGGAGCGCGCGCTCGAGATGCTGCGCTTGCGGAACACGCTGTCAGGAGAGTTGGAGGTCTTCACCCCCCTCGATGGGGAGACGGCCCGCATGTATAGCTGTGGCCTCACGGTCTACGACTACGGCCACATCGGAAATTTTCGGACCTTCGTCTCGGTGGACATCCTGCGGCGCTACTTGAAGTACAAGGGGTATCGCGTCCTCCACGTCATGAACTTCACCGACGTGGATGACAAAACCATTCGGCGCGCACAAGCAGAGGGGGTGAGTTTGCGCGAGCTGACCGATCGCTACATCGCCGCCTTCCTCGACGATATGCGGACGCTCAATCTGGAGACGCCCGAAGTCATGCCTCGCGCGACCGAGCACATTCCGGAGATGGTGGCCCTGGTGAAGCGCCTGCAAGAGCGAGGGTATACGTACCGAAGCGATGGTTCGATCTATTTTCGGATCGCGGCGTTCCCGGAATACGGGAAGCTTGCCAAGATTCGACCCGATCAAGTCAAGCCCGGCGCGCGCGTGGATGTGGACGAATACGAGAAAGCCGATGTGCGCGATTTCGTGTTGTGGAAAGCGCCGAAGGAGCCGGACGAACCGCGATGGGAGACGGAATTAGGCCCGGGCCGACCCGGCTGGCATCTGGAGTGCTCGGCCATGTCCATGAAGTATTTGGGCGAGACCTTCGACATCCACTGCGGGGGCGTGGACCTCATCTTCCCGCATCATGAGAACGAGATCGCGCAGAGCGAGGCGGCGACGGGGAAGCCCTTCGTCCGATATTGGGTGCATACGGAGTTCCTCTTGGTCGAGGGAGAGAAGATGGCGAAGTCGCGGGGGAACTTCTACACCTTGCGCGATCTGCTGGCGCGCGGCTTCGATCCGATGGCCATTCGTTACGCGCTGCTGTCGGTCCCCTATCGCACGCCGCTCAATTTCACCTTCGAGGGGGTGCGAGCTGCTGAAGCGACGCTGGCGAATCTGCGCGATTTCCTCTGGCGCGTGCGCGAAGCGCGCTGCGAGCCGGGATCGAATCCCACGATGGCTGACGCTCTGCGACGCGCGGCCCACGAGTTCGAGGCGGCGATGGACCAGGATCTGAACACGGCGCAAGCGCTCGGTGCGCTCCATACGCTCGTCGGCGAGGTGACCCTCGCGTTGGCCCAAGGGATTCTCCGCGAGGACGATCGGCAGCAACTTCTCGAGTGGATACGCCGCGTGGATCAAGTCCTCGGCGTTCTCGGCGAGATCGAAC
This portion of the Blastocatellia bacterium genome encodes:
- the cysS gene encoding cysteine--tRNA ligase, whose protein sequence is MLRLRNTLSGELEVFTPLDGETARMYSCGLTVYDYGHIGNFRTFVSVDILRRYLKYKGYRVLHVMNFTDVDDKTIRRAQAEGVSLRELTDRYIAAFLDDMRTLNLETPEVMPRATEHIPEMVALVKRLQERGYTYRSDGSIYFRIAAFPEYGKLAKIRPDQVKPGARVDVDEYEKADVRDFVLWKAPKEPDEPRWETELGPGRPGWHLECSAMSMKYLGETFDIHCGGVDLIFPHHENEIAQSEAATGKPFVRYWVHTEFLLVEGEKMAKSRGNFYTLRDLLARGFDPMAIRYALLSVPYRTPLNFTFEGVRAAEATLANLRDFLWRVREARCEPGSNPTMADALRRAAHEFEAAMDQDLNTAQALGALHTLVGEVTLALAQGILREDDRQQLLEWIRRVDQVLGVLGEIEPEPLDPELRALIEERARARERRDYARADEIRRILYERGIILEDTRSGTLWRRRRDLPKDSS